The window atcatccaacacaatcaCCTTCTTTAAATCTTTAAATATTTCCGGAATAAAGAAATGTGAGTGACTAAACACTGATAAATACTCCATTCTAGACTTCTCGGTAGGTCGCTCAAAGCTACTGACGAAAACACGGAATTCCTCGGGCATATACAACTGCTGCATGCTGAACTCTGGCAAATTCTCCAAAATAATATGCTCGTAGTTAATGACATTGACAGCTGATTCTCTGTAGGCATTTCTTGAAAACCAATGCTTCATTGCATAGAAATTTTGAGCATCGGTTAGTACATGAAAGACTACATTCCTGGTCTCCTGCAAAACACCAAAAGGAACATCAGCAATGCCAAACCCAGAAGATGTTCAATCAGCAAAAGAGTATAAGTTGCCTGCATACCTCAGAACTACTAACAGATGAGTTGATGACAACGGAAGCGGCAAGCACATTTTTGGATAATATAATGTAGTGCCTATGATCTGGAACATTAAACTTATGGACAGGAGAGTCATCTGAATCCAATGTAGTTGATTTAAAATATTCTACTGTCAACCTCATATTAAGGCAATGATGACTTTTGGGCATCGTGTGAACACCAAGGTTGTATAAGTAGGCACTCTGCTTCATATGAAAATGAGCTTCATCATCCGTCATATGAAGTATCTGGCGAAGCTTTTTGTCAACATTGTTACAATCCACAGTGCACGATTTGGCTCTTGCTATTGCACGGTCCATCCTCTCTATCTTCTTTTTTATGCTGAAAGCACAGGTCAAGTGTCATTCAGTAACAAACAATAAAATGCACAGTCACGACTGATAGTACTTTCCCAGTCAACCATACCGGATACAAATTCAAGATGAACACTAAGAAAAAATATACATGTAAGATGTAACAAAGCATTTCAACCCCATGCAATGCATAAACGATCTGCTGTCATAATTTCAACATACAAGATGGAACCATGAAATGCTAAACGGGGCAAGAAGAATAACAAGCATGCCGAATAAATACTCACAAGGATGGTAGATCAGCATCAACAATGGATTCACTTAGAACCCTCTCATGTTCTTGGATATTCTGCTTCAATTCACGAGTCAGTGCCTCCTTTCCTTTAAGTTTGGCAATGCTTGGGTAGTAAGATCGAGCCACAAATAGCTGATCTTTTAGTTTTTTTACAATGGCATCTTTCATAACTTCTTTGTGTTCAATGGACCAGAGACAGTAACTCCCGAATTCAAGCTGACAAGCCTTAGCCTTCTCCAATTCATCAGCACTTGGGACCCTGGGACGTCTCATGTTGTTGTCACTGAAATCCTGGCATCAATATATTCTCCAAATCATCAGTACTTCTCTTAAAAGAGTAACAAAATTACAGCTTGGGCTCAAGTAAGAGAAAGTAAGTATATATTAATGGGAAAATGAAGTTATGCTTCAGAAGGTAAATCATGACTTGTGTACAAAGAGAAACAGCAAAACAAGAGCCATCATACTTTTCTGGGTGGAACTGGAACTGGTACTGGCTTCGCTTGTTCAATTTTTGGTGCGGGGAGAACTGCATACAGTGCCAATTAGTGGGTCAGCATGACCAACTGAAACATGAGTACATCATGAGAAGAGAATCAGGTAGAGAAGATGCACTACACACGCATACATTGCTTGACCTTAGAAAAAAAAGTATGGTTAATTATCATCACATCCTAGATAAACACACCAGCATTTGTTCAGAATTATGTGTTAATAGTTTATTTTAAGATATAGTGGCAAAAAGGCCTGCACTGGAAACAAGTAACAGCGAAGATGGTGAGGTGCTGAAGCAAATTGAGTAAAAGGCCAACTATTTTTCAGTGTCCAGGTAACTGGTTCCTACAACATTAtaatatttttcctgaaacatttcAAAATGATGTATATCTAAAAGTTCACTTACATGAATGGAATTTGGTGCATAATTGATTATGGTATTCTCATATATTCAATTAAACTTTATGTAACAGTGTTGCAGCCACTACTAACCTTTAACTTTATGTTCAGTATCAATTTGGTGATGCAAGTCTATATTGCCCTCGGAATTCTTTCCGTGCGCATCCTGAAAGAAAAAGAGTAACACATCAAGGATTCAAATTATCCAAAGCTGTAACGGAAAACACTAGTAATCTATGCAAAAATAATAACAGAATGTATTAACTGATTCTACAACATATACTTTTCACAGCCTTCATAGTGCATAATCATGAAGAAAGAGACTAGGGTGGAGAGATTAAATATAGTACTTCTTTGATATATCACTTTGTTTGTCATCCCTGTGGGGTGGTTTGTAGCTGTTTGCTTGAATTATTTCTGTATGCGTTTTCCATATTGTCCTATTCGGTCGAAGAGAGGTGGCACAGAAGAAGACAATGGTGAGGAGTGCACCATGTTTCCTTAAGCTGACAAAAAAACACCATCCAACTCAATCTGGTCTGCTTCAAGTAACCCCATATACTTCAGTGATACAGTCAGTCGATAAAATTTTCTTTAATTTTTTTTATGTAAGAGCTTATGCACAATTTCCTTTTAGCATAGGCCTAAACTAGCTGGTATTTGGAAAAAATGCCTACTCCTGCTGGTAAGTCTGAAACATGCTGATAGACAGTATGAGGAAGAGTGGCAGAAATGACTAATGTGAGAGTAGAGCAAGCATGGCCTGTTAATTTTAAACGAACTTGTGGGCTCATGTTTTGGCCTACTGAACAAAAGTCAGGACCAAAGTTCTGAACTGCTATTTCTCATGCTAGTGAACATCAAAGATTATGGGGTACTGTATCTTTTAGTTACAAGGCATGCTAGTAGGCATCACTAGTGTTATTAAGTTTCATgacattaatagcggagaacaaacagggGCTAAAACCAAACACTAGAAGTGTCGAACAAAATACACATAGCTTTCGGTGGAATGATCTAGATGCGGTTATATGAGTTCATCACTGTCAGTACATAAGAAAAAAAAATGCAAAGCCACTAACCTCTGACTCTGCGTTCACATCTCTACCACCCTGCCGCGGCACTTCATGTACAATCCTGTCTCTTTCTACCACTAAGCGATCGAATGAAGGCAAAGCAACCTCCTAAATGCAGCACAAATGAACACGTGGTAGCAGGAATCAGTCATACTATCCCAACCCATGACCATTTTCATAAAAAGCAGTCCATGAAAACTTGGACAAACGTCCGCATATAATTTTAATTTTtgttagaaaaaaaaaagagaaagttacCTGTTGGGGGCGCTCATCCGTCACATACACTGCAGCAAACAACCAAAccaatcagaaaattggctcaagtaAGAAGGACAAAAACACCAGAATCCAGCACTAAACGACAATTAACGAAACAACACTCCCGGAACAGATCCGCCGGGAATGGCGCGGATCCGATCGAGTAAGCCGCGGCGCCACCCGCATTACCAAAATCCGGGTGGGGACAAGAGGGACGGGAAGAACTCACCGGCGGGGAAGCGGTTGAAAAGGAAGGCGATCGGCACGAGCAGCGAGCAGAAGACGAGCGCCAGCACCGCCAGCCGCGGGCCCCTCCGCCTCTTCGCCGGCGGCGCAGTCGCCTTCATAACCTCCTCCCCCTTCCCAAGACCctaatctccgccgccgccgccgccgccgccgcgtggcCCTCTACTGATcataccaccaccgccaccgccgcgaCGGGGCAGGGCAGCGGCGCGCAGATGAATGCCTCCCGATTGGGGCAATGGCACGGGAACCCCAGTGGCGCCGGGCCCGATCGGTGCGTGGCGATTTGGGAGCCGCGTCGCCGGACGCTCGGATTGGTTAGTGTGCGCGAGAAGACAGGGCAGGGAGCGGAAGACGTCGCGGCGCagggagaaagagaaagagaaagagaaagaggatTGTAGTATTGTTTCTTCTTGTTTGGATTTGGGATTCGGAGGACAAGGGGAGAAGTGTGCGAGGGGTGTCAAGGAATAATGGCCCTTTTGCCTCGCCTGCTGCGTCTCGTTTTCAACCCTTTCCTTTTATTTGGGGTTTTCTGCCTCGTAGAGAAGAGGTTTTATTTGAAGTTTTAACAAAATTCGACTTGCTATGCTGTTTATTACTTCTTTCGTCCTAATATTAAttaacgtctagatacatccaactCGGCCTTAATTAATATGGAATGAAAGGAATAAAACTTACCGTATTGTGATGGATATCAGTGGTGCTGCGAACAATCTACCATGGCAGCTCACCCTTGCAGCACTTCAAATTAGTTTCATCATCTTCCTTTTGATAAAGAAATTTAAAACTCTTTGGGTGCACGTCGTTTCCGATGAGAGACATGCGACATGGAGAACTCTAGTCGCGCCGCCAGTGACCCCAGACCCTCGCATCTCCGCTGCCAGAGGGAACACCGACGAAGGCCATGCGCGCCTATGGAAGGTGGTGATGAGGCATTTCGCCTTGTGATGTTAATGCGAGCGCGCCATGGCTGCCAGATGGTGTGGGGGCAAGATCACCTCCAGGAGCGACGACCCCTCTCGACCGCAGGAGTTTCTCCTCGTCTCCGGCGTTGCCTCCCGCCTCTATGGTGACAGCTATGGGAAGACGGCTTTGAAGGGATTCTGATGGTTCTTTTCCCGGCGCGTCGACATGGTGGCACGTCGGGCGTGAGAGGCCTCGCAATGGGCTACTTGTCGGTGCAGCTCCAGCCCTGGTGGCCCTGGACATGCGTCCTCGAGCATCCTTTGTCTGCGTTGTTCCGGCCTTAGTGATACGGTAGTTGCATACCCTCCAGCTTATTGGTCTCACCGGTTTTCTAGCGGCTCCTGCCCCGACAATCCAAATCCACATCTCTCTGGTTCTTGGCTCCTCATGGTCGCTTGCCATTGTCAGACCCCTTGCGTTGACTGCCCATGCCTTGTTGTCTCTCCCACCCCACCCACCTCCATGCCTCGTCCTTCTGACAGATCCAAAGCTCGTGTGTCCGTGACGTTCGGTGCCATTATCTGGCggcggtgtgacgcccggatagttacgctacaaTAACCCTccgtgccacgtcaccacgattaccgtTATTAATCTTGCGATGGTTCAAATCccgttcaaaattcaaatttaaaatcaagttaaacaattaaagttttcaaaagtcaaaactaaaatgttcttaatgtgacaaataaatcatggataatatTGGTGGgaaacaacatctttataaaatgATTAAATACCCTAAGTGATTAAAACAGCAGCAAAAACAATTAACTATACTCCtattgtattttataaaatactaaactattttagctAGGTGCCAAAGTTGCTGTGGCAGTGGTATAGTTAATGTTACTAGGTTAGATGCTAATTGaatattttacaaaactaaaacaATTTGAGAAATaaaatttaaacagaaaagaaaagggaaatgaataaaaacaaaaaaacttttaaaaaaagaaaaagaccaAACCCTCCCCCGggaccaaccggcccagctggccactgggCTAGCCAGGTCGGCCCACCTATTGGCCTACTTAGGCCACGCTGCTCCCAGCCAAACCCTAACCAACCACGATCCCCACCTCATCCTCGTCTCCCACACCGCCGCCACCCCACGcaacacacgcgcgcacacacacacgcacgcctcGTGCCTGGGGGAGGGGCgcccctgctcgatcccctcctcccgcaCGGCCGCGCCCAACGCAAGTCGCCGCGCCGCTAAGGCCACCGCCAGCCGGGCTCGGCGTCGCCCCTCAGGGACTCCTTTGtgccccctcctctccctcgtgcGTACCCGGCCACGCGACCCGCGCTGGCCGCGCCCAGCGTGCGTACCCGGCCACGCGACCCGCGCGCCCGCGCCTCGGCAGCTCCATCCGCCGCAGCCGCTCACGTCGCTGCTCCCATCCGTCGCCCCTTGATACGACCACGACTACAGCTAATGGTGTTGTTGTTCAGACATCGTCGCTTAATAATGCACCACAGGTCAAAAATAATTATGTGCCAAAAATACTTCAATTTTGTATTGATAGTAAAGAAGTTGAGGCTTTTGCTACAACAACGGATAAAAATGCAACTAGGAAATCTGAGATAGGTTCTCTTCAGCCGGAAGACGCATATGATCATGCATGCACCCGATCCTATATATGTACGTGATTTCTTTGGTAGTTTTGATGGACTTGCAAAGAGATTAGCACATTAGGAGTTTGATGTCCACGGTCCAGTCCTAGATGCGTGTCATACAAAGAAATTAAGGTGTCAGGTGGACTACTACTTTAGTAGAGATCGGCCACCAGATTGTTTCAAATCCAGGCGGTGTACACCACGTGACGTGCTCTCCTTGTGAGCCTGCGAATGGGGACCACCAGCAGATAATTATGTCAAGTTAGTGCACCTATATTATGTCAAGTTTTGTTTAGGAAATAAAAACAGCCGAGATGTAAACGGCAAAGTCTTTAGAGTTCTAGAGTTATCTTTAGGCAAGTCTTTGGAgttatttttttaaaattttagCTGTGAGAATAGAGATAGGattttccttccttgcttattaagTTGTTTAGATAGTTCGGCTGATATAAAATCCAAGGTACGCCCATGTAAACAGTAGGTTATTTTTATATGAAATAGGCACGATGTGTTTTTCAGAGTAGACACCTGTATCAAGTTTTAACGAAATTTTTAGAAAATCTCTATGTTGCGATTTTTCTTCGTGAAAATTATTTTGCTcgtgagtaccttcgtcgagattggttttctcgtgctgggccgcaaggttcaaatcctctacttcgtgtacatcgcgtgcgcggacgagaggttgctactgctggtggtggagtgtcgtgaaaagtCGGACCGCAACAACGGATCGAATCTCGCCAACGAGGTCCGGTCTACATCACCCCTGCTCCCCTGCAAGCACGCTGCCTTGCCTGCGCCCCGGCCTCGCCTCGTTCGCCCGCGGCGCCCCGCGCTCACCAGGGCGGCCACTGGCGGGGCCGCGCCCTGACTCCCCCCCTCGACGTGCTGCGAGCTGGCCGCCGGCGCCCCTTCATGCCCGGCCGCCCGTCGCTGCTTNNNNNNNNNNNNNNNNNNNNNNNNNNNNNNNNNNNNNNNNNNNNNNNNNNNNNNNNNNNNNNNNNNNNNNNNNNNNNNNNNNNNNNNNNNNNNNNNNNNNNNNNNNNNNNNNNNNNNNNNNNNNNNNNNNNNNNNNNNNNNNNNNNNNNNNNNNNNNNNNNNNNNNNNNNNNNNNNNNNNNNNNNNNNNNNNNNNNNNNNNNNNNNNNNNNNNNNNNNNNNNNNNNNNNNNNNNNNNNNNNNNNNNNNNNNNNNNNNNNNNNNNNNNNNNNNNNNNNNNNNNNNNNNNNNNNNNNNNNNNNNNNNNNNNNNNNNNNNNNNNNNNNNNNNNNNNNNNNNNNNNNNNNNNNNNNNNNNNNNNNNNNNNNNNNNNNNNNNNNNNNNNNNNNNNNNNNNNNNNNNNNNNNNNNNNNNNNNNNNNNNNNNNNNNNNNNNNNNNNNNNNNNNNNNNNNNNNNNNNNNNNNNNNNNNNNNNNNNNNNNNNNNNNNNNNNNNNNNNNNNNNNNNNNNNNNNNNNNNNNNNNNNNNNNNNNNNNNNNNNNNNNNNNNNNNNNNNNNNNNNNNNNNNNNNNNNNNNNNNNNNNNNNNNNNNNNNNNNNNNNNNNNNNNNNNNNNNNNNNNNNNNNNNNNNNNNNNNNNNNNNNNNNNNNNNNNNNNNNNNNNNNNNNNNNNNNNNNNNNNNNNNNNNNNNNNNNNNNNNNNNNNNNNNGTCGCTGcttccggcggctccggcgagccaccctgcgcgcatcgccgccctggcCGCCAGCGCCCACGCCCGCGtgccctgggcgtgcgcccgaacgGGGCGCGCCCGTAACCCGTTGCCCGCGCCCTGTGTGGCCTTTGGCCAATGACACATGGGGCCCAGCCCCCCAGAACGAAATAAAAAAAGAATTAAGAattaaaaagaaataaataaataaataataattgaaataaataaacaaatagataaataacttaattaattctgattagattaactaattatgattaattaacctaatggctaattaacctaattaactactgttaaataACTAAACAGtatatgaccagtgggacccacctgtcgggttgaccaggtcaactgctgatgtcagcaaacactattctggataatgttgatttaattaattaaataaattctaaaaatgatttaaatttttaaaaattaatataaaataaaccgtagctcggatggaaaaactttgtacatgaaagttgctcagaacgacgaaacGAACCCGAATACGTAGCCCAttcgtctgccacgcatccctagcatagcgaacacgcaactttccctcttCAGTTCatgtgtccgaaaacgcgaaacaccggggataatttcccggatgtttctccccttcaccggtaccacctcgtaccgcgttaggacacacctagcatcGCGCTTTGTCATGtcgtgcatcgtcatgcatttgtttgcattatatttattgtttcttccccctcttctctcgctagacaccgagaccgacgccgctgctacccagtacgactacggggttgacgacccctctctcttgccagagcaaccaggcaagcccccccttgatcaccagatatcgcctattcttctctctattgcttgcattagagtagtgtaacatgttactgctttccgttaatcctatcctgatgcatagcctgtccttgctactattgttgttacctttacctgcaatcctaatgcttagtataggatgctagtttatcatcagtggccctacattcttgtccgtctgccatgctatactactgggccgtgatcacttcgggaggtgatcacgggcatatgttatatactttatactgtacattacttatgatactgttcggagttgggggctgaaggggcaggtggctccatcccggtagaggtggacctgggttcccgacggccctcgactgttaccttgtggcggagcgacagggcaggttgagaccacctaggagagaggtgggcctggccctggtcggcgttcgcggttatttcaagataacacgtttaacgagatcttgttatttgatctgagtctggccactagcctatacgcactaaccatctacgcggggatagttatgggcactcgacgtcgtggtatcagccgaagccttcgcgacgtcagcgactgagcgacacgcgccgggttggaccgcgtaacgcaacttcctttgtaatggaggttgctaggtctgctctccggccgccctcgcaacctgcaggtgtgcaatgggcgatgggcccagacccctgcaccataggatttaaaCCGGCATGCtgccctctctgttgtgcctaggtagggctgcgacgtgttgatcttccgaggccgggcatgatccaggaaagtgtgtccggccaaatgggatcgagcgtgttgggttatgtggtgcacccctgcagggaagttaatctattcgaatagccgtgatcttcggtaacaggacgactttgagttgtaccttgaccttatgacaactagaaccggatacttaataaaacacacccttccaagtgccagatacaaccggtgatcgctctctcacagggcgacgaggggaggatcatcggttaggattatgctacacgatgctacttggtgaacttaccatctactctcttctcctgctgcaagatggaggtta is drawn from Triticum dicoccoides isolate Atlit2015 ecotype Zavitan chromosome 4A, WEW_v2.0, whole genome shotgun sequence and contains these coding sequences:
- the LOC119285585 gene encoding probable galacturonosyltransferase 7 codes for the protein MKATAPPAKRRRGPRLAVLALVFCSLLVPIAFLFNRFPAVYVTDERPQQEVALPSFDRLVVERDRIVHEVPRQGGRDVNAESEDAHGKNSEGNIDLHHQIDTEHKVKVLPAPKIEQAKPVPVPVPPRKDFSDNNMRRPRVPSADELEKAKACQLEFGSYCLWSIEHKEVMKDAIVKKLKDQLFVARSYYPSIAKLKGKEALTRELKQNIQEHERVLSESIVDADLPSFIKKKIERMDRAIARAKSCTVDCNNVDKKLRQILHMTDDEAHFHMKQSAYLYNLGVHTMPKSHHCLNMRLTVEYFKSTTLDSDDSPVHKFNVPDHRHYIILSKNVLAASVVINSSVSSSEETRNVVFHVLTDAQNFYAMKHWFSRNAYRESAVNVINYEHIILENLPEFSMQQLYMPEEFRVFVSSFERPTEKSRMEYLSVFSHSHFFIPEIFKDLKKVIVLDDDVIVQRDLSFLWNLDMGDKVNAAVKFCGLRLGQLRNLLGEAMYDPQSCAWMSGLNVINLEKWREYNVTENYLQLLEKFRNNDDEASLRAAALPISLLSFQNLVYPLDERLTLSGLGYQYGIEEKVIRTSASLHYNGNMKPWLELGIPNYRKYWKRFLARDERFMDECNVSP